From Leptotrichia wadei, one genomic window encodes:
- a CDS encoding sensor histidine kinase: MKNILKLIRRFVITIILSIFLLLFLNIFLFEFIFFKYSTDDSPSDKTFEIAKMIKFKDRKYFLPDKEISNLKKQNIWAIVIDNDSKKVIWQTENLPGEIPKEYSVFDIALFSHAYIKGYPVFTTKIRNDLLVLGYPKDSYWKYSTATWNYRLIQNVPNFFLIFLLSNIFFVFLIYIFSNSKLLKSVNPIIKGIQNLPKDNPVNIDEKGVLSELAKSINKTSEILQNQREQLRNKDTARANWIAGVSHDIRTPLSMIMGYASQLKTSSSLSDEMGKKLSVILKQSERIKNLINDLNLASKLEYNMQPFEKKKENAVALVRQVIVDFLNMDIDEKFPIEWKTKSEFVSCFVNVDKNLIKRALANLIQNSINHNENGCTIYVSVKEDEKNCIICVEDNGIGVSDEELEKLNNTPHYMVCDKNTTEQQHGLGLLIVKQIMDVHNGKIEMKHSEYGGFKVVLQILEM, from the coding sequence ATGAAAAATATATTAAAACTTATACGCCGTTTTGTAATAACAATAATATTAAGCATATTTTTGCTTCTATTTTTAAATATTTTTTTGTTTGAATTTATATTTTTCAAATATTCGACAGATGATTCTCCTTCAGATAAAACTTTTGAAATAGCGAAAATGATAAAATTTAAAGACAGAAAATATTTTTTGCCAGATAAAGAAATTTCCAATTTGAAAAAGCAAAATATTTGGGCAATTGTGATTGACAATGATTCTAAAAAAGTGATATGGCAAACAGAAAACTTGCCAGGCGAGATTCCAAAAGAATATTCGGTATTTGATATAGCTCTATTTTCACATGCTTACATAAAAGGCTATCCAGTTTTTACAACAAAAATTAGAAATGATTTACTTGTATTAGGATATCCAAAAGACAGTTACTGGAAATATTCCACAGCTACCTGGAACTATCGTTTAATTCAAAATGTTCCTAATTTTTTTCTTATATTTTTACTATCCAATATATTTTTTGTATTTTTGATTTACATTTTTTCAAATTCAAAACTTTTAAAATCAGTAAATCCAATAATAAAAGGTATACAGAATTTGCCAAAAGATAATCCAGTAAACATAGATGAAAAAGGCGTTTTATCCGAACTTGCAAAAAGTATAAATAAAACTTCTGAAATTTTGCAAAATCAAAGAGAACAACTGCGAAATAAAGATACAGCACGAGCAAACTGGATTGCAGGAGTTTCCCACGACATTCGTACTCCATTGTCAATGATAATGGGCTATGCAAGTCAATTAAAAACATCTTCAAGTTTATCAGATGAAATGGGAAAAAAACTTTCTGTTATTTTGAAACAAAGTGAGCGTATAAAAAATTTGATAAATGATTTGAATCTTGCTTCAAAATTAGAATATAATATGCAGCCTTTTGAGAAGAAAAAAGAAAATGCAGTTGCACTTGTTCGACAAGTAATTGTTGATTTTTTGAATATGGATATTGACGAGAAATTTCCGATAGAATGGAAGACGAAAAGTGAATTTGTATCTTGCTTTGTTAATGTTGATAAAAATCTGATAAAACGAGCTTTGGCGAATTTAATCCAAAATAGTATTAATCATAATGAAAATGGTTGTACAATTTATGTTTCAGTAAAAGAAGATGAAAAAAATTGTATAATTTGTGTTGAAGATAATGGAATAGGAGTTTCTGATGAAGAGCTCGAAAAGCTCAATAATACGCCACATTATATGGTTTGTGACAAAAATACGACAGAACAGCAGCACGGTTTAGGGCTTCTTATTGTAAAACAAATTATGGATGTCCATAATGGAAAAATTGAGATGAAACATAGTGAATATGGGGGATTTAAGGTTGTTTTACAGATTCTTGAAATGTGA
- a CDS encoding thiamine diphosphokinase yields MRKKFVIFLNGEYKYSQEFMDRLVSEETICFCADGGANSAFKYGKMPEVIIGDLDSIEKKVLEYYKSKNILIKKFPKDKDFTDFELILKEINKISENKNFVEKIFIVGGLGKRIDMTLSNLFIMEKYKTLVFLQENEEIFYAEKSFVLKNKKECEFSIIPISEKVEKLTLKGFKFETDKIDVKRENSRLVSNVILENEASVEFENGKLIIILKNNNKK; encoded by the coding sequence ATGAGGAAAAAATTTGTGATTTTTTTGAATGGAGAGTATAAATATTCGCAGGAATTTATGGATAGATTGGTTTCGGAAGAGACGATTTGCTTTTGTGCAGATGGCGGGGCAAATTCTGCATTTAAATATGGGAAAATGCCAGAAGTGATTATTGGGGATCTGGATTCGATTGAGAAAAAAGTTTTGGAATATTATAAAAGTAAAAATATTTTGATAAAAAAATTCCCAAAAGACAAGGATTTTACAGATTTTGAGCTGATTTTGAAAGAAATTAATAAAATTTCGGAAAATAAGAATTTTGTTGAGAAAATATTTATTGTTGGTGGGCTTGGGAAACGAATTGATATGACTTTGAGCAATTTATTCATAATGGAAAAGTATAAAACTCTTGTTTTTTTGCAGGAAAATGAAGAAATTTTTTATGCAGAAAAATCTTTTGTCCTAAAAAATAAAAAGGAATGTGAATTTTCAATCATTCCAATTAGTGAAAAAGTTGAAAAATTGACATTAAAAGGCTTTAAGTTTGAAACGGATAAAATTGATGTGAAAAGGGAAAATTCCAGACTTGTGAGCAATGTTATTCTTGAAAATGAGGCTAGCGTGGAATTTGAAAATGGAAAACTGATAATTATTTTGAAAAATAATAATAAAAAATAA
- the pheS gene encoding phenylalanine--tRNA ligase subunit alpha, whose protein sequence is MLEKLAHLREEVLEKLDKVGNLEELNELRVKILGKKGEFTAIMKEMGNIAAEKRAEFGKTTNEIKNVLLAKFDETTTGLKEIAKQERLKNETIDVTLPGRKANVGSLHPLTKTVMEIKDIVSSMGFDIVDGPEVEYVKYNFDALNIPKTHPSREITDTFYIKENEVVLRTQTSGMQIRYMEDRKPPFRMISIGKVYRPDYDVSHTPMFHQMEGLMVGENVSFANFKAILENIVKKIFGEDRRVRFRPHFFPFTEPSAEMDVECGVCKGEGCRVCKGTGWLEILGSGMVNPKVLSGVGIDPQKYQGFAFGLGLERITMLKYGIDDLRAFFENDERFLDQF, encoded by the coding sequence ATGTTAGAAAAATTAGCACACTTGAGAGAAGAAGTGTTAGAAAAACTTGATAAAGTTGGAAATCTTGAGGAATTGAATGAATTGAGAGTAAAAATCCTAGGGAAAAAAGGGGAATTTACGGCGATAATGAAGGAAATGGGAAATATCGCTGCTGAGAAAAGAGCTGAGTTTGGAAAAACTACGAATGAAATAAAAAATGTGTTGTTGGCGAAATTTGATGAAACTACAACTGGCTTGAAGGAAATTGCTAAACAGGAAAGATTGAAAAATGAGACAATAGATGTGACTTTGCCGGGAAGAAAAGCTAATGTTGGATCGCTTCATCCACTTACTAAAACAGTTATGGAAATTAAAGATATTGTTTCTTCTATGGGATTTGACATTGTTGATGGACCTGAAGTTGAGTATGTAAAATATAATTTTGATGCATTAAATATTCCAAAAACACATCCATCGAGGGAAATTACTGATACATTTTATATTAAAGAAAATGAAGTTGTATTGAGAACGCAAACTTCTGGAATGCAAATTAGATACATGGAAGACAGAAAACCACCATTTAGAATGATTTCGATTGGAAAAGTTTATCGTCCAGACTACGATGTATCGCATACACCAATGTTTCACCAAATGGAAGGACTTATGGTTGGAGAAAATGTTTCTTTCGCTAATTTTAAAGCGATTTTGGAAAACATTGTAAAGAAAATATTTGGAGAAGACAGAAGAGTAAGATTTAGACCACACTTTTTCCCATTTACAGAACCTTCTGCAGAAATGGACGTAGAATGTGGAGTTTGTAAAGGTGAAGGATGTAGAGTTTGTAAAGGGACAGGATGGCTTGAAATTCTTGGAAGTGGAATGGTAAATCCAAAAGTGCTTTCAGGTGTTGGAATTGACCCACAAAAATATCAAGGATTTGCATTTGGATTGGGACTTGAAAGAATTACAATGTTAAAATATGGAATTGATGACTTAAGAGCATTTTTTGAAAATGATGAGAGATTTTTGGATCAGTTCTAA
- the pheT gene encoding phenylalanine--tRNA ligase subunit beta — translation MLISLNWLKQYIDLDGIEINEMENALTMIGQEVEKIEVLGENLENVVTAQIIEKEMHPDSDHLTICKVDNGKEILQIVCGAPNHKAGDKVVLAQVGAKLAPDFVIKKGKIRGVESNGMLCSEEELNIGKDSDGIMILPEDTPVGVPMKEYLGINDTVFELEITPNRPDCLSHIGIARELGAYYNKEVKYPSFVINSESSEKTVDNISVEIEDSNLAKRYVARIIKNVTVKESPKWLKERVESIGIRSINNIVDASNFIMMELNQPNHTFDLDKIEGGKIVVRAGHENEKLVTLDEQERELNSDDIVISDGVKAVALGGVMGGQNSEITENTKNILLEVANFNSQNVRKTSRRLTLFSESSYRFERRVDEENAINVINRLANIIQEVAGGEILEGVVDNYPVPYKKKTATLNFERLNRFVGKNIPRETVIGILTRLEIEVVDNGETLTLTAPTYRDDLENEQDYFEEVIRMYGFDNIENILPKLDISEKPVIDTTKLSTQVKLIAANAGLKEVINYSFVPKDAMEKIKYTSVERENLIDLLRPITEDFVTLRPTLLYSLLKNAKENMNRNATNIRFFEVSRTFVKAEELAKEEVKLGIILAGENNKTLWNPKPVPYDFYDLKGIVEEIFTQLKFNNYMIKRSEQSQYHPGRSVDVFVGRELIGSFGEIHPDVLENFDLGKTSVLVGEFNIDLIQKYIGKKIKYQGIVKYPSVPRDFAFVMREDILVGDVLKTIQKVDKKIEKVELFDIYQGAGVLPGMKSVAISVILRDKNKTLEEKEIVDISNKIVAKVEKDYGAVLRK, via the coding sequence ATGCTAATTTCGTTAAACTGGTTAAAGCAATATATAGATTTAGATGGAATAGAAATAAATGAAATGGAAAATGCCTTGACTATGATTGGTCAGGAAGTAGAAAAAATCGAGGTTTTAGGGGAGAATTTAGAAAATGTTGTAACGGCACAAATTATTGAAAAAGAAATGCACCCTGATTCTGACCACTTGACAATTTGTAAAGTTGATAATGGAAAAGAAATTTTGCAAATCGTGTGTGGAGCGCCTAATCATAAGGCTGGAGACAAAGTTGTGTTGGCACAAGTTGGAGCAAAATTAGCTCCAGATTTTGTTATTAAAAAAGGTAAAATTAGAGGTGTAGAATCGAACGGAATGTTATGTTCTGAAGAAGAATTAAATATTGGGAAAGATTCGGATGGAATTATGATTTTGCCTGAAGATACGCCTGTTGGAGTGCCTATGAAAGAGTATTTAGGAATTAACGATACAGTTTTTGAATTGGAAATCACTCCGAATCGTCCTGATTGTTTATCGCATATTGGGATTGCAAGAGAATTAGGAGCCTATTACAATAAAGAGGTTAAATATCCAAGTTTTGTGATAAATTCAGAAAGTTCTGAAAAAACGGTTGATAACATTTCGGTTGAAATTGAAGACAGTAATTTAGCGAAAAGATATGTGGCTAGAATAATTAAAAATGTTACAGTTAAAGAAAGTCCAAAATGGTTAAAAGAAAGAGTGGAATCTATTGGAATTAGAAGTATTAACAACATTGTAGATGCTTCAAATTTCATAATGATGGAATTGAATCAACCAAATCATACTTTTGATCTGGATAAAATTGAAGGTGGAAAAATTGTTGTGAGAGCGGGACATGAAAATGAAAAATTAGTTACGCTTGATGAGCAAGAAAGAGAATTGAATAGCGATGATATCGTGATTTCTGATGGTGTGAAAGCCGTTGCACTTGGTGGAGTAATGGGTGGACAAAATTCAGAAATTACTGAAAATACAAAAAATATTTTGTTGGAAGTGGCAAACTTCAATTCACAAAATGTTAGAAAAACTTCAAGAAGATTGACATTATTTAGTGAATCTTCATACAGATTTGAAAGAAGAGTCGATGAAGAAAATGCAATTAATGTAATAAATAGACTTGCAAACATCATTCAAGAAGTGGCAGGTGGAGAAATTTTAGAAGGAGTAGTTGACAATTATCCTGTTCCATACAAGAAAAAAACAGCTACATTAAACTTTGAGAGATTGAACCGTTTTGTTGGGAAAAATATTCCACGTGAAACAGTTATTGGGATATTGACTAGACTTGAAATCGAGGTTGTAGATAATGGGGAAACATTGACATTGACTGCACCTACTTACCGTGACGACTTGGAAAATGAGCAAGATTATTTTGAAGAAGTTATTAGAATGTATGGTTTTGATAATATTGAAAATATTTTACCAAAATTGGATATTAGTGAAAAACCAGTTATTGATACAACAAAACTTTCTACACAAGTGAAATTGATTGCGGCAAATGCTGGGCTTAAAGAAGTTATTAATTACAGTTTTGTACCAAAAGATGCAATGGAAAAAATTAAATACACAAGCGTTGAAAGAGAAAATTTAATTGATTTATTGAGACCAATTACAGAAGATTTCGTAACATTACGTCCAACATTGCTTTATAGCTTGTTAAAAAATGCTAAAGAAAATATGAATAGAAATGCTACAAATATTAGATTTTTTGAAGTTAGCAGAACTTTTGTGAAAGCAGAAGAATTGGCGAAGGAAGAAGTGAAATTGGGAATAATTTTGGCTGGAGAAAATAATAAGACATTGTGGAATCCAAAACCAGTTCCTTATGATTTTTATGACTTAAAAGGAATTGTGGAAGAAATTTTCACACAATTAAAATTCAATAATTATATGATAAAACGTTCTGAACAAAGTCAATATCATCCAGGTCGTTCAGTTGACGTATTTGTTGGTCGTGAATTGATTGGAAGTTTTGGGGAAATTCATCCAGACGTATTGGAAAACTTTGATTTAGGAAAAACATCAGTTTTAGTTGGAGAATTTAACATTGACTTGATTCAAAAATATATTGGTAAAAAAATTAAATATCAAGGAATCGTAAAATATCCATCTGTTCCAAGAGATTTTGCGTTCGTTATGAGAGAAGATATTTTGGTAGGAGATGTTTTAAAAACTATTCAAAAAGTTGATAAAAAGATTGAAAAAGTAGAATTGTTTGACATTTATCAAGGTGCAGGAGTGTTGCCAGGAATGAAGAGTGTGGCAATTAGTGTAATCTTGAGAGATAAAAACAAAACACTTGAAGAAAAGGAAATTGTTGATATTTCAAATAAAATTGTGGCTAAAGTTGAGAAAGATTATGGAGCGGTTTTGAGAAAGTAG
- a CDS encoding HRDC domain-containing protein — MLKIVTLPFNERTEEFEQGKLERILGNVQIVKYQAELVKIEGKYYWTAFVEYEKAENVDKNLEKNNFLQNGKYIKEVNKNHEEYLSEEEAELYKILKEWRAGEAQMLGYPPYIVASNQLLVDIIKANPKTVEELSQIRGMGKRKVRDYGEELLLILENFYDMKS; from the coding sequence GTGTTAAAAATTGTAACTTTGCCATTTAATGAGAGGACAGAAGAATTTGAGCAAGGGAAGCTGGAAAGGATATTAGGAAATGTCCAGATTGTGAAGTATCAGGCTGAGCTAGTGAAAATTGAGGGGAAATATTACTGGACGGCTTTTGTTGAATATGAAAAGGCGGAGAATGTAGATAAAAATTTAGAGAAAAATAATTTTTTGCAAAATGGAAAATATATTAAAGAGGTTAACAAAAATCATGAAGAATATCTTTCAGAAGAAGAAGCCGAGCTATATAAGATTTTGAAGGAATGGAGAGCTGGAGAAGCACAAATGCTGGGATATCCACCTTACATCGTTGCTTCAAATCAGCTTTTAGTTGACATAATAAAGGCAAATCCTAAAACTGTTGAAGAACTTTCGCAAATAAGGGGAATGGGGAAACGGAAAGTTAGAGATTATGGGGAGGAGCTTTTGCTGATTTTGGAGAATTTTTATGATATGAAAAGTTGA
- a CDS encoding response regulator transcription factor, with protein sequence MVEKYLRDKCILIVDDEQEILNMVVSILADGGYENTRTARNVKEALKCVEEKKPDFVILDVMLPDGNGFELLEKLRKDSDYPILFLTARGEDEDKFKGFGLGADDYIVKPFLPKELLFRITAILRRTYKEENFIVNLNGCQIDFSRGEIVKDGGKFSLTAKEYELLKTLYRNAGRIVTIDSLCEAIWGENAYVYSNSLMTHIRRIREKIEKEPSHPVSLITMKGLGYKLIVEGK encoded by the coding sequence ATGGTTGAAAAATATTTGAGAGATAAATGTATTTTAATTGTGGATGATGAGCAGGAAATTTTGAATATGGTTGTGTCGATTTTGGCAGATGGAGGTTATGAAAATACAAGGACTGCTAGAAATGTGAAAGAGGCTTTAAAATGTGTTGAAGAAAAGAAACCTGATTTTGTGATATTGGATGTGATGCTTCCAGATGGGAATGGTTTTGAGTTGCTTGAAAAGTTGAGAAAGGACAGCGATTATCCGATTTTATTTTTAACAGCACGAGGAGAAGATGAAGACAAGTTTAAAGGATTTGGATTGGGGGCGGACGATTATATTGTAAAACCTTTTTTGCCAAAAGAACTTTTGTTTAGGATTACGGCAATTTTGCGACGGACTTACAAGGAAGAGAATTTTATTGTGAACTTAAATGGCTGTCAGATTGATTTTTCACGAGGAGAAATTGTAAAAGATGGGGGGAAATTTTCCTTAACTGCAAAGGAATACGAACTACTCAAAACTTTATACAGAAATGCTGGACGAATTGTAACGATTGATTCGCTCTGTGAAGCTATTTGGGGAGAAAATGCTTATGTTTACTCAAATTCTTTGATGACACATATTAGACGGATTAGGGAAAAAATTGAGAAAGAGCCGTCACATCCAGTTTCTCTTATAACAATGAAAGGATTAGGTTATAAATTAATCGTGGAGGGAAAATAG
- a CDS encoding YwqG family protein — protein MDDKEIKMDDEYVQKFYEEIREDYEKNSPTKTFAKINLVEDKLKITDSKIVGLPYLPKGAEFPKAPNGEEMLMIAQINCEDLKGLKDFPQKGILQFFVFDDDDAMFGLDFDNPTVQDTFRVIYYDEIKEFYDEKELENIYKPHNYEESFLTNNNESYKIKFELRTEKERFEEAIYNVFDKLCKEKNLEQHQEDWLYRKILNIEMEYSEEPHSQCDGFAFFTQSDPREFEEKYKKYDTVLFQLDSEYDENTKKWKVCIGDAGVLNFFINREKLKNKDFTEILYNWDCY, from the coding sequence ATGGATGATAAAGAAATCAAAATGGATGATGAGTATGTACAAAAATTTTACGAAGAAATTCGTGAGGATTATGAAAAAAATTCACCAACGAAAACTTTTGCAAAAATAAATCTGGTAGAAGATAAGTTGAAAATAACAGATAGTAAAATTGTGGGATTGCCGTATCTTCCAAAAGGAGCAGAGTTTCCAAAAGCACCTAATGGTGAGGAAATGCTGATGATTGCACAGATTAATTGCGAGGATTTGAAGGGACTAAAGGATTTTCCACAAAAGGGAATTTTACAGTTTTTTGTATTTGATGACGACGATGCTATGTTTGGACTTGACTTTGATAATCCGACGGTTCAAGATACTTTTCGTGTGATTTATTACGATGAGATTAAAGAATTTTACGATGAAAAAGAGCTTGAAAATATTTATAAACCGCATAACTATGAGGAAAGTTTTCTTACAAACAATAATGAAAGTTATAAAATAAAATTTGAGTTACGAACAGAGAAGGAAAGATTTGAAGAGGCGATTTATAATGTGTTTGATAAACTTTGTAAAGAGAAAAATTTGGAGCAGCATCAAGAAGATTGGCTTTATCGTAAAATATTGAATATTGAAATGGAATATTCAGAAGAACCACATTCACAATGTGATGGATTTGCATTTTTTACGCAGAGTGATCCGAGAGAATTTGAAGAAAAATATAAAAAATATGATACGGTGCTATTTCAATTGGATAGCGAATACGATGAAAATACGAAAAAATGGAAAGTTTGTATCGGAGATGCTGGAGTATTAAACTTTTTTATAAATCGTGAAAAGCTAAAAAACAAAGATTTTACAGAAATTCTTTACAATTGGGATTGTTATTAA